TTCCAACTTGAGATCTCTTCCATATCTTCTCGTGATAATTGAAAATCAAAAACATCTGCATTTTCTTTGATTCGAATTGGATTTTTTGATTTTGGTATCACAACATTCCCCGCTTGTAATGACCATCGAATGAGAATTTGCGCATTTGATTTGTTGTACTTTTTTGCTAGCCTAGTGACTCGTTCGTCTTCCAACTTTTGTCCATGTGCTAACGGACTATAGGCTTCCAATAATATTCCCTTGGTACTACAATAGTTTTTTAGTTCGGTATCTTGTAAGAAGGGATGGAATTCTACTTGGTTCATCGCAGGCACAATGTCTGTTTCTTTGAGTAATTCTTCTAAATGGGAAACCATAAAATTGCTCACTCCAATTGACTTGGCTTTTCCATCCTTCTTGATTTTCTCTAATGCTTTCCATGAATCTTTCCGTTTTCCAGAAACAGGAAAATGAATTAGATACATGTCAACGTAGTCGGTTCCTAATTTTTTTAATGAAACATCGATTGCTTTTTGTGCTTCATCATACCCTTGGTCGGCATTCCAAAGTTTTGTTACAAGAAAAATATCATTGCGATGAATCCCACTATCACGAATAGCAACTCCAACATCAGCTTCATTTCCATAAATCGCCGCTGTATCTATATGTCGGTAACCAAATTCCAATGCAGACTTTACTGCTTCATAACATTCTTTGGGACGGGACTTCCAAACACCTAAACCAAGTAGCGGCACAGAATTTGATTGATTTGTTGGAATTGTTGCGGAGAGGGAAAGTTCTGACATCATTATCTGTTTAGACGAAATAACCCTACCATAAGGAAATTTATGATAGGGTTATTTGATGCCATTCCCTTTATTTTTGTACACCCACAAGCTCAGGTAAAGGTGAAAATTGCAAATCATCCCCATTCCAGTCAGCTCGATACCTTCCCTCAACTAAGGTTCCAGAAAGGATGGCCTTCGCCAATGGTCGATTCACAATTCGATTAAAAACACTTCCTAGTGGACGCGCTCCAAATTTAGGATCAAACCCTTGTTCACGAAGAATGTGTTCTGTACTTTCTGAAAGTTCGATGACCACTCCTTTCACTTTCAGTCTTTCATTTAGCATTCGTAATTGTTTTTCGATTAATTTTTCCATGATGGAAGAATCTAACGAATGATATGTTAAAACTGCATCCAATCTTCCTAAAACTTCCGGTTTAAAATCGGATTCAATATTTTTAGAATTAGTTGTGAGAATCACAATTGTATTTTTAAAATTAATCGTTCTACCTTTGTTATCTGTTAATCGACCATCATCCAAGATTTGGAGTAAAATATCTGAAAAATCTGGATGAGCTTTTTCCACTTCATCAAACAAAACGACAGAATATGGTTTTCGGCGAATCGCTTCTGTCAAAATTCCACCTTCATCATATCCAATATAACCAGCTGGTGCACCGATCAATTTTGCGACAGAATGTTTTTCAGAGTATTCACTTAGATCTAGTCGAACCAAATTTGTCTCATGATCAAATAAAAACTTTGCAATTGCCTTCGCTGTTTCGGTTTTACCAACACCGGTAGGACCTTTTAATAAAAAGGAACCAAGTGGTCTTGATTCAGAAGAAATTCCAGCATAAGAAGTTAATAAGGTATCTGCAATTTCACGGATGGATTCTTTTTGACCATACACAACAGAATTTAAATCTTCTTCTAAGTGTAATAAATTCTCTTGTTTTGTTTTCAAAATTTTTTCAACAGGTATACCAGTTTGTCGTGAAATCACTGCTGCAATATGATTCCTTTCTAAAATCCAACTATTTTGAAATCCACCAAGTTCCTTTTCTAATTCAGGTAAAACTGCATATTTTAAACGTGAAGCTTCGGTATAATCAGCTCTTTGTTGTGCAGCATCTAAATCAAACTTAACTCGATCAATTTTGTTTTTTATGGATGCAATTTGTTTCAAGGAATTGACTTCCTTTTCCCAAATTATTTTTCCATCTTGGAATTTTTTCTCCAATAATTCGATTTCTTTTAGAATCTCTTCATTTTTCTTTTCTACTTGAGCAAATATTTTTTTAGAACGGATTTCACTTTCAAGTTCGACAAGTTCTGTTGGCATAGCTTCTGCAGATAGTTTTAATGCAGATGCTGCTTCATCGACTAAATCAATCGCTTTATCAGGTAAAAATTTATCAGTAATGTATTGGTCTGACAAAAGAACTGATGCGTAAATTGCTTCATCTGAGATTTTGATTCCATGATGAATTTCATGTTTATCTCGAATTCCCATTAGAATCTCAATTGCATCCTCTTTACTTGGTTCATTTACTGGAACTGCCCGAAATCTTCTTTCCAATGCTTGGTCACCAAGAATGTATTTTTGAAATTCATCCCCAGTTGTTGCTCCTATACAATGTAATTCACCTCTAGCCAAAGCTGGTTTCAAAAGGTTTGCAGCATCCATCGCACCATCTGTTTTCCCTGCACCAACCAATTGGTGAATTTCATCTATGAATAATATTGCTTCTCCAGCTTGTCCTTTTATGTATCGCAGAAGTGCTGTTAGCTTTTCTTCAAATTCACCGCGATATTTTGTTCCAGCCATTAACTGGCCCATATCCAAAGAATATATGGTTTTTCCTTTTAATACATCTGGAACTCTACCTTTTACAATTTGTTCCGCCAGACCTTCAACGATTGCAGTTTTACCAACACCTGCACTACCAACTAACACAGGATTGTTTTTAGATCGCCTACCTAGAATTTCCATAACAGATCGAATTTCTTTACTACGTCCAATGACAGGATCCAATTTCCCTTCTCTAGCCAAATCATTAAGATTCACCAAAAAATTAGGAACTTCTTCATCCGTTTCTTTTACATTCAATTCTTCATAATTGATTTTGAGTTCTGGTAGGATCTGTGGTAAAAACTTCAGAAAATCTGCTTCTTTTAATTCCTCTCTACCATTTTCTGCGGCCCTCGAAGAAGCCATGGTAAACCACTGCGCTAGTTTTGGAGATGTGCGTAAGGATTCAAAAGGGATTTCACCTGAGGCTCTCGCCTGTTTTTTTAAAAATTCATCTACAGTAGATTTATACTTAATTAATGTTTTTCCCGAAACAGAAGTAGGCAAGGTCATAAATCCCCAGACCAAATGGTAAGGAGTGATTTCTGTATTTTGTCTCCTCATCGCCTCTGTTTGTGCAATGTCCAAGGCACCTTGGACGTTTGAGTCATATTGTTTCATTGTGTTTTCCCACCTTTAGCACTCTAAGCATTAGACTGCTAATTCTTAGTTCTTGTTTCAAGTTTTTTTTGAA
The sequence above is a segment of the Leptospira sp. WS39.C2 genome. Coding sequences within it:
- a CDS encoding aldo/keto reductase translates to MSELSLSATIPTNQSNSVPLLGLGVWKSRPKECYEAVKSALEFGYRHIDTAAIYGNEADVGVAIRDSGIHRNDIFLVTKLWNADQGYDEAQKAIDVSLKKLGTDYVDMYLIHFPVSGKRKDSWKALEKIKKDGKAKSIGVSNFMVSHLEELLKETDIVPAMNQVEFHPFLQDTELKNYCSTKGILLEAYSPLAHGQKLEDERVTRLAKKYNKSNAQILIRWSLQAGNVVIPKSKNPIRIKENADVFDFQLSREDMEEISSWNENFRTCWDPTTVE
- a CDS encoding ATP-dependent Clp protease ATP-binding subunit, with amino-acid sequence MKQYDSNVQGALDIAQTEAMRRQNTEITPYHLVWGFMTLPTSVSGKTLIKYKSTVDEFLKKQARASGEIPFESLRTSPKLAQWFTMASSRAAENGREELKEADFLKFLPQILPELKINYEELNVKETDEEVPNFLVNLNDLAREGKLDPVIGRSKEIRSVMEILGRRSKNNPVLVGSAGVGKTAIVEGLAEQIVKGRVPDVLKGKTIYSLDMGQLMAGTKYRGEFEEKLTALLRYIKGQAGEAILFIDEIHQLVGAGKTDGAMDAANLLKPALARGELHCIGATTGDEFQKYILGDQALERRFRAVPVNEPSKEDAIEILMGIRDKHEIHHGIKISDEAIYASVLLSDQYITDKFLPDKAIDLVDEAASALKLSAEAMPTELVELESEIRSKKIFAQVEKKNEEILKEIELLEKKFQDGKIIWEKEVNSLKQIASIKNKIDRVKFDLDAAQQRADYTEASRLKYAVLPELEKELGGFQNSWILERNHIAAVISRQTGIPVEKILKTKQENLLHLEEDLNSVVYGQKESIREIADTLLTSYAGISSESRPLGSFLLKGPTGVGKTETAKAIAKFLFDHETNLVRLDLSEYSEKHSVAKLIGAPAGYIGYDEGGILTEAIRRKPYSVVLFDEVEKAHPDFSDILLQILDDGRLTDNKGRTINFKNTIVILTTNSKNIESDFKPEVLGRLDAVLTYHSLDSSIMEKLIEKQLRMLNERLKVKGVVIELSESTEHILREQGFDPKFGARPLGSVFNRIVNRPLAKAILSGTLVEGRYRADWNGDDLQFSPLPELVGVQK